Genomic DNA from Melioribacteraceae bacterium 4301-Me:
TTAACGAAATAAATTTATTCCAATTAAGGCACTTAGTTTTAACATCTTCAGGTAAAAAAATATATTTTTCCTTATCCAACGAGTAAGTTGATAACTGTTTTTCCAGCCAAACGAGTATATCATTAGTAAAGTAATAAATTTTTCTAAAGGGTACATTAGGATTAAAACCTATAAAAACAAATCCATCTTTCTCAAAAGAAAATCTGTCATCGGATACCTCTAGAAAATAATTTAACCATGTATCACCTAATCTAAAAGTCTCATCTATACCAGGTATAAGGTAAACTGGTATCTTAGACTTGGAAACAAGCTCATTGAGCAGCTTAAATTCATTCGACTGTTGGTCCTTAGTTAAATTACCTGAAATTACTATAAAATTTATGTCATTATTAGAATTAACTGAATCAAAGACTGATTTTGCTAATTCAATGTTAGTATTGGAAATTCCTATGTTTGAAAGAAACACGAATTTTACTGATTGAGAGAAAGTAAATGATGCAAATACAAAAAAAATGAGAATTAAATTTTTCATAAAAATTTTTTCTTTAAAATTAACAAAAATGTTAGTGATTGGGTACAAAAGATTTCTTCACCCAAATTTGTCATTGGAAAAATCTGGATTAAAAAGAATCTTAGATATATAATTTTATTGTAAGTAGAACTATTATTATATATTGGCTTCAATTAACTTGCGAATCATAGGTGCACTTTTTCTGTCCAAAATTGTTTATGCAGGTGCTTATTCCTATATTTTGCACGAATTTTTTAAAAAAGTTTTACTCTTAGGAAAGAATCTATAAAAGTGGGATCTTCGAACAACATACGCAATTTTTGTATAATAGCACACATAGATCATGGTAAATCTACTATTGCAGATGGATTGTTAGAATTTACTCATACAGTAACAGAAAGAGAAGCAAAGGCGCAGTTATTAGATACAATGGATTTGGAACGTGAAAGGGGTATTACAATCAAATCCCACGCCATTCAAATGAAGTATAGCGCTAATGATAATGTTGTGTATACATTAAATTTGATTGACACGCCTGGACATGTAGACTTTTCTTATGAAGTTTCAAGGTCCTTAGCTGCTTGTGAAGGAGCCATTTTAGTTGTTGATGCCGCACAAGGTGTAGAAGCTCAGACGATAAGTAATTTATATATGGCAATTGATGCTGGCTTAGAAATAATTCCTGTCATAAACAAAATAGACCTACCAAGTGCAATGATTGATACAGTTAAGCATCAAATCATTGACTTGATTGGCTGCAAAGAAACAGATATAATTTTAGCCAGTGCTAAAATGCGTCAAGGGATTGACCAAATATTAGAAGCAATTGTAAAACGCATACCACCACCTAAAGGCGACGAAAATGCACCGCTCCAAGCTTTAATTTTTGATTCAATCTTTGATTCGTATAGAGGTGCTGTTGCATATATTAGAGTTTTTAATGGAATAATAAAAGAAAAAGAACAAATAAAGTTTTTTGCAAGTGGTAAAGAATTCATCGCAGAAGAAATAGGGATTTTAAGGCTGGGCAGGGTGAGAACTGGTGAACTGAGAGCAGGCGATGCGGGATACCTTATTGCAGGTGTTAAAGATGTTCACGATACTAAAGTCGGAGACACTATAACTCACGCAAAAAATGGTGCAAAAGAACCATTGCCTGGTTACAAAGAGATTAAACCTATGGTATACAGCGGTTTGTATCCTACTAATTCTGACGATTTTGAAGACTTACGTGAAGCTTTAGAAAAGTACAGATTAAATGATTCAGCATTATTTTTTACTCCAGAAACCTCAGCTGCGCTTGGATTTGGTTTTAGATGCGGCTTTTTGGGAATGCTCCACATGGAAATTGTTCAGGAGAGACTTGAAAGAGAATTTAACCAATCTATAGTAACAACACTTCCCAACGTTGAATACTGGGTCTTTAATAAAAAGGGACAAAAAATTATTGTAGATAACCCAGCAGAAATGCCCCCAGCAGGTGAAATTGATCATATAGAAGAACCATACGTAAAAGCACAGATAGTTACACCAAGTGAATATGTCGGAAACTTAATGCAACTTGCAATTGAAAAAAGAGGTATTTATATAAATACTACTTATATTGATCCAACAAGAGCCGACTTGGAATTTGAATTTCCTTTATCAGAAATAATTTTTGATTTTTATGATAAATTAAAATCAATCTCACGTGGCTACGCATCGTTCGACTATGAATTTATTGGATACAGACAATCTGATTTAGTTAAACTTGACATTTTACTTAACAACGAAAAAGTTGATGCTCTTTCAATTATAGTTCATGAAAAGAAAGCTTACGATTGGGGTAGGAAGGTAACTTCTAAGCTGAAAGAGTTAATTCCGCGTCAATTATTTGAAATTGCAGTACAAGCCGCAATAGGAAGTAAAGTTATTGCAAGAACTAATATTAAAGCACTGCGGAAA
This window encodes:
- the lepA gene encoding translation elongation factor 4; protein product: MGSSNNIRNFCIIAHIDHGKSTIADGLLEFTHTVTEREAKAQLLDTMDLERERGITIKSHAIQMKYSANDNVVYTLNLIDTPGHVDFSYEVSRSLAACEGAILVVDAAQGVEAQTISNLYMAIDAGLEIIPVINKIDLPSAMIDTVKHQIIDLIGCKETDIILASAKMRQGIDQILEAIVKRIPPPKGDENAPLQALIFDSIFDSYRGAVAYIRVFNGIIKEKEQIKFFASGKEFIAEEIGILRLGRVRTGELRAGDAGYLIAGVKDVHDTKVGDTITHAKNGAKEPLPGYKEIKPMVYSGLYPTNSDDFEDLREALEKYRLNDSALFFTPETSAALGFGFRCGFLGMLHMEIVQERLEREFNQSIVTTLPNVEYWVFNKKGQKIIVDNPAEMPPAGEIDHIEEPYVKAQIVTPSEYVGNLMQLAIEKRGIYINTTYIDPTRADLEFEFPLSEIIFDFYDKLKSISRGYASFDYEFIGYRQSDLVKLDILLNNEKVDALSIIVHEKKAYDWGRKVTSKLKELIPRQLFEIAVQAAIGSKVIARTNIKALRKNVLAKCYGGDITRKRKLLEKQKEGKKRMKQVGNVEIPQEAFLAVLQIEE